CACCCCGGACGCACCACGCGGGGCGTGCATCCCTCCCCCCAGACGCACCACGCGGGGGCGCAGGTTCCGACCCAGGTCCGGACCCACGCCCCCGCGCTCCCCCGTCCGCGGATGCGGTTCCCCCTGAGGAGCTCAGCTGCCCCGTGTCAGCTGCCTCCCCCGCATCCGCCCCCGCCGCCGCAGGACGACCCGCCACCACAGGACGACCCGCCGCCGCAGGAGGAGTGCCCGCCACCGCACGAGTGCCCACCGTGGTGGCCGCCGCCCCCGGAGTGCCCGCTGCTCCCGGAGTCGGACCCGCCTCCGCCGCCGGCCCACCAGCTGTCGCCGCCCGCGGCGGCGCCGCCTCCAGCCGCCCGCACCCGCGTCCGCCGGCGTACCGAACCGTTGAACACGACGGCCGCCACACCCACCAGGAACACGCCCACCAGAACCAACAGGATGATGCCGATGACCATGGCTCACCCTCCTTCCGTTACCCCCCGAAGCGACCCCCCGTGGGCGCCTCGCCGGTTGCGTGAGCTGGAGATGCCCCTCCGTCTCACGGGCCAAAGCAGAGTTGAGGAACTCCAGAGCTTGGGCGCAGGATGACCCGCATGACCTCCAGCGCACGCCCCCTGCTGAACCGCCGTCTCGCCGAGTTCGGGACGACGATCTTCGCCGAGATGTCCGCCCTCGCTCTGCGGACCGGTTCGATCAACCTGGGCCAGGGTTTCCCCGACACGGACGGTCCCGAGGAGGTCAGGGAGGCGGCCGTGCGGGCGCTGCGCGACGGGCGCGGGAACCAGTACCCGCCGGGGCCGGGCGTCCCGGAGCTGCGTACGGCCATCGCCGCGCACCAGGAGCGCCGCTACGGCCTGTCCTACGACCCCGACACCGAGGTCCTGGTCACGGCGGGCGCCACGGAGGCCATCGCCGCGGCCCTGCTCGCCCTGGTCGAGCCGGGTGACGAGGTCGTCGCGTTCGAGCCGTACTACGACTCCTACGCGGCCTGCATCGCGATGGCGGGCGGGACCAGGGTTCCGGTCACCCTGCGCCCGCACGAGGGCTCGTTCCGCCTGGACCTGGACGAGCTGCGCGCCGCCGTCACCGACCGGACCCGCCTCCTGCTGATCAACACCCCGCACAACCCCACCGGCACGGTCCTCACCCGCGAGGAGCTGACGGCGATCGCCGAACTGGCCGTGGAGCGGGATCTGCTGGTGGTCACGGACGAGGTCTACGAGCACCTGGTCTTCGACGAGGCCGAGCACCTCCCCCTCGCGACCTTCCCGGGGATGCGGGAGCGCACGGTGACGATCGGCTCCGCCGGCAAGACGTTCTCCTTCACCGGCTGGAAGGTCGGCTGGATCACGGCGGCACCCGGCCTGGTCTCGGCGGTCCGCTCGGCGAAGCAGTTCCTGACGTACGTCTCCTCGGGACCGTTCCAGTACGCGGTGGCCGAGGCCCTCGCCCTGCCCGACAGCTACTTCACCGCGTTCCGCGAGGACATGCTGGCCAAGCGGGACCTGCTGGCGACGGGCCTGGCGGACGCGGGCTTCAAGGTGTTCAAGCCCGCCGGCACCTACTTCATCACCACCGACATCCGCCCCCTCGGCGAGAACGACGGCTTCGCCTTCTGCCGCGCCCTGCCGGAGCGGGCCGGCGTGGTCGCCATCCCGAACGCGGTCTTCTACGACCACCGGGAAGCCGGCGCGCCCTTCGTACGGTTCGCGTTCTGCAAGCAGACGGGCGTACTGGAAGAGGCAGTGGGCCGGCTGAAGCAGCTGGGGTGAGGCCGCCGACCCGAGGTGATCGTGCCAGGCAGCCGTCACACTTGACGGGATCCGGCTGAGCCCGCCTCTTCCCAGCGACGTGGATCCTGGCCTCGGTACGGTCCGAGGTCGGTGTGACGCCGACGCCGGCACCCGCCTTGGAGCTGCTGCACGCCGACGGGGCCCCTCCCGGGAGTGCCCCGAAGCCATGATCCA
Above is a window of Streptomyces griseorubiginosus DNA encoding:
- a CDS encoding pyridoxal phosphate-dependent aminotransferase; this encodes MTRMTSSARPLLNRRLAEFGTTIFAEMSALALRTGSINLGQGFPDTDGPEEVREAAVRALRDGRGNQYPPGPGVPELRTAIAAHQERRYGLSYDPDTEVLVTAGATEAIAAALLALVEPGDEVVAFEPYYDSYAACIAMAGGTRVPVTLRPHEGSFRLDLDELRAAVTDRTRLLLINTPHNPTGTVLTREELTAIAELAVERDLLVVTDEVYEHLVFDEAEHLPLATFPGMRERTVTIGSAGKTFSFTGWKVGWITAAPGLVSAVRSAKQFLTYVSSGPFQYAVAEALALPDSYFTAFREDMLAKRDLLATGLADAGFKVFKPAGTYFITTDIRPLGENDGFAFCRALPERAGVVAIPNAVFYDHREAGAPFVRFAFCKQTGVLEEAVGRLKQLG